The Naumovozyma dairenensis CBS 421 chromosome 11, complete genome genome includes a window with the following:
- the REV3 gene encoding DNA-directed DNA polymerase (similar to Saccharomyces cerevisiae REV3 (YPL167C); ancestral locus Anc_8.694), with the protein MSENNFSLDSSLSADFFNIQLNDYDFYMTKPTVLDKSHGISLPLHQFNQVPVIRIYGNLPTGHQVLCHVHGVTPYIFVEYDGKLTDSSVVLNQKCTQLHTQLEQIVFDSMKNNNKKTTGMSLDYISNVSVVKAVPFYGFHVGWQLFYKISILNPSFVNRIADIIRDGKLLIKKDEVFEAHIPYLLQFSADYNLFGCDWIKLKKCHFRKPLLNPILDIDRLTFNLELKTILERFCNQGENAVLLDKGFQRIGNGLLEIDILPQYIYNREELQYRDLHHNFVEKLEDVTSILQGPYVSSTRKMVKETINQRQLFSLPEYRPIKETERLHINTEWQSSDIFRKFYESAKNNQISMDGKYPTFETFVENIPTLEKLPRPFEALDELWPTIPTKITGAAEGEIDKSNLELIDTSFEAYSLLDLTDDDANNVTTTSSPRKPEKANVEKIHDNKLPDDLSSNSSENAGTSMDFKLTQSMAKKRTHKIKFNQILNIEGFKDHPLRSGVGVNANKRLQRNIQGIPFGSNAYSFKKFNLDFEELEADLMFNGFPRIDYSDPFYSNPIDLNTKPYIYAGRRFRINSTHLSNRHPLPFQDEYSILEHLPKSHLFSIWKYSKKPPTFQEVGNISTVKNTSNRSTKSQIEGATPKHKYYFSDPSIRKKKGSKIYDSLTHLSLETHINTRGDKRPDPKKDEVTMITWCIEDESFPFDLNMETEGIMVVLTDLTDTLKQRKFEQAARNTSVAFYETEFDMFEALTDLILLCDPDIISGFEVHMSSWGYIIERCNIIHKFDILEEISRVHSRWKKKSKDIWGYTHSSGISVTGRHVINIWRALRSEMNLTQYTIENITYNVLRERLPHFSYQSLTDMWNDNCSISNLKTVINYWLLRTRLNIKLLQKQEFIPKTIEQARLIGIDFNSVSYRGSQYKVESFLIRICKSESFLLLAPGKKQVRKQKALECVPLVMEPESSFYKSPLVVLDFQSLYPSIITAYNYCYSTMLGRVRELKTFGNEIGVTNINIEKNLLRLLENDVTIAPNGMVYLKPSVRKSTLAKMLTEILDIRVMVKKTMSDLSQDNNKMKKLLNNKQLALKLLANVTYGYTSASFSGRMPCSDLADSVVQTGRETLEKAIKLIEANEKWSAKVVYGDTDSLFVYLPGRTKDEAFLIGGEMAKAVTDANPAPVFLKFEKVYHPSILISKKRYVGYSYESSNQVNPSFDAKGIETVRRDGHPAQQKITEKALKILFDTKDLSHVKNYVQDQFTKIQEGRVSIQDFCFAKEVKLGTYKSDKTAPAGAIVATKMMERDPRARAQYRERVPYLVIKGKSGQILRERSISPWEFLQRPDLELDSEYYITKTLVPPLSRLFNLIGIDVFEWATELSKYKKGHSTVNSNELEKLGASILCVNCGAELTRGGNDSLCDNCQQNKLNTASTLLCNILERQDDLKKLELICRTCSYRYNQDAGMIGHDIANRCESYDCPIYFSRIKARKYLQGNITRRKEEALENLDTW; encoded by the coding sequence ATGTCAGAAAACAATTTTAGCTTggattcatcattatctgctgattttttcaatatccaGCTGAATGATTATGACTTCTATATGACAAAACCGACGGTGCTAGACAAGTCACATGGCATAAGTCTACCATTGCATCAATTCAACCAAGTCCCTGTTATACGCATATATGGTAATCTGCCTACTGGACATCAAGTATTGTGTCATGTTCATGGTGTTACGCCCtatatatttgttgaatACGATGGCAAGTTGACAGATTCTTCAGTGGTATTAAACCAAAAATGCACTCAATTACATACCCAGTTAGAACAAATAGTGTTTgattcaatgaaaaataataataaaaagacAACAGGCATGAGTTTGGATTACATTTCCAACGTTTCTGTTGTCAAAGCGGTTCCATTTTACGGGTTCCACGTTGGTTGGCAACTATTCTacaaaatatcaatattaaatcCATCATTTGTTAATAGGATTGCAGATATTATAAGAGATGGGAAGTTATTAATTAAGAAAGATGAAGTTTTTGAAGCTCATATACCATATCTTTTGCAATTTTCTGCTGATTATAATTTATTCGGATGTGATTGGATTAAACTTAAGAAATGTCATTTTAGGAAGCCTCTTTTAAATCCAATACTTGATATTGATAGGTTAACTTTCAATCTGGAATTGAAAACCATTTTAGAGAGATTTTGCAATCAAGGAGAAAATGCTGTTTTATTGGATAAAGGGTTTCAAAGAATTGGAAATGGCCTCTTAGAAATTGATATATTACCGCAGTACATCTACAATAGGGAGGAGTTACAATACAGAGATTTACACCATAATTTTGTTGAAAAGTTAGAAGACGTCACGTCGATCTTGCAAGGACCATATGTAAGTTCTACCAGAAAAATGGTGAAGGAAACCATAAATCAACGTCAgttattttctttaccaGAATATCGCCCTATAAAAGAGACTGAGCGTTTGCATATCAATACAGAATGGCAATCAAGTGATATATTTAGAAAGTTTTATGAATCAGCGAAGAATAATCAAATATCAATGGATGGTAAGTACCCTACTTTTGAAACATTCGTAGAGAATATTCCAACTCTTGAAAAACTCCCTCGACCATTTGAAGCTTTGGATGAACTTTGGCCAACAATCCCAACTAAAATAACAGGTGCAGCAGAAGGTGAAATCGATAAATCAAATTTGGAACTTATTGATACTTCGTTTGAAGCTTATAGTCTGCTCGATCTTacagatgatgatgctaaTAACGTAACTACAACATCATCACCTCGAAAGCCAGAAAAGGCTAATGTTGAGAAGATCCACGATAATAAACTACCTGAtgatttatcttcaaattcttcagAAAATGCCGGTACATCAATGGACTTTAAGTTGACACAATCAATGGCAAAGAAAAGAACccataaaataaaattcaatCAGATTCTGAATATAGAAGGCTTTAAAGATCATCCCTTGAGAAGTGGAGTGGGGGTAAATGCTAACAAAAGATTACAAAGAAACATCCAAGGCATTCCATTTGGTTCAAATGCGTAttctttcaagaaattcaaCCTGGATTTTGAGGAGTTAGAAGCTGATTTAATGTTTAATGGCTTTCCGCGTATAGATTACTCTGATCCATTTTATTCTAATCCGATTGATTTGAATACGAAACCGTATATATATGCTGGTAGAAGATTTCGAATAAACTCAACTCATTTAAGTAACCGCCATCCCCTACCATTCCAAGATGAATACAGTATCTTAGAACACCTACCTAAATCCCATTTGTTTTCTATATGGAAATATTCTAAGAAACCACCTACTTTTCAAGAAGTGGGAAATATAAGTACAGTGAAAAATACTTCTAACAGAAGCACCAAATCGCAAATTGAAGGAGCAACTCCAAAGcataaatattattttagtGATCCGTCCattagaaagaaaaaaggaaGTAAAATATATGACTCTCTAACACATTTATCTTTGGAAACACATATTAACACGAGAGGTGATAAACGACCAGATCCAAAAAAAGATGAAGTTACCATGATAACATGGTGtatagaagatgaaagtTTCCCATTCGATTTAAACATGGAAACCGAGGGTATAATGGTTGTTTTAACGGATTTAACAGATACATTGAAACAACGAAAATTTGAACAGGCTGCGAGAAATACGTCAGTTGCATTCTATGAAACGGAATTCGATATGTTTGAGGCTTTAACAGATTTAATACTATTATGTGATCCAGATATAATATCAGGTTTTGAAGTGCATATGTCGTCTTGGGGATATATTATAGAGCGGTGCAACATCATCCATAAATTCGATATacttgaagaaatttcTAGAGTTCATAGTCgatggaaaaaaaaatcaaaagataTTTGGGGTTACACACATTCGTCGGGTATCTCAGTCACAGGCCGACATGTCATAAATATTTGGAGAGCTCTTCGCTCTGAAATGAACCTAACCCAAtatacaattgaaaatattacttATAATGTTTTGAGGGAAAGGTTGCCTCATTTTTCCTATCAGTCATTGACTGATATGTGGAATGACAATTGTAGTATATCCAATTTAAAAACGGTAATTAATTATTGGCTTCTTCGAACCCGATTAAACATCAAGTTATTACAGAAGCAAGAATTTATACCCAAAACTATCGAGCAAGCTAGACTTATTGGGATCGATTTTAATTCTGTATCTTATAGAGGATCTCAATATAAAGttgaatcatttttaatACGGATCTGTAAGTCAGAGAGCTTCTTGCTTTTGGCGCCGGGAAAAAAACAAGTTAGAAAACAAAAGGCATTGGAATGTGTTCCCTTAGTTATGGAGCCTGAATCTTCATTCTACAAGAGCCCATTGGTGGTTCTAGATTTCCAATCATTATATCCATCAATAATAACCGCATATAATTATTGCTATTCCACGATGCTTGGGAGGGTTCGAGAGCTGAAGACATTTGGAAATGAAATTGGTGTGACAAATATCAACATCGAAAAGAATCTATTGCGACTTTTGGAGAATGATGTTACAATTGCACCGAATGGTATGGTTTATTTGAAACCTTCAGTTCGTAAATCAACATTAGCAAAAATGCTAACGGAGATTTTAGATATTAGAGTGATGGTAAAGAAGACGATGTCTGATTTGTCACaagataacaataaaatgaagaagcttttaaataataaacagCTTGCCTTAAAACTGTTGGCTAACGTTACTTATGGCTATACATCAGCATCTTTTTCTGGAAGAATGCCATGCTCCGATTTAGCAGATAGCGTCGTGCAGACAGGAAGAGAAACATTGGAAAAGGCCATTAAATTGATTGAGGccaatgaaaaatggaGTGCAAAGGTTGTTTACGGAGATACAGATagtttatttgtttatcttCCAGGAAGAACCAAGGATGAAGCTTTCCTGATTGGAGGTGAGATGGCGAAGGCGGTTACTGATGCAAATCCAGCGCCTGTTTTCCTGAAGTTCGAAAAGGTTTATCACCCATCAATTTTAATCAGTAAAAAGAGATATGTTGGATATTCGTATGAAAGCTCGAATCAAGTCAATCCTTCCTTTGATGCAAAGGGAATAGAGACAGTGCGCAGAGATGGGCATCCAGCTCAGCAAAAAATCACCGAAAAAGCTCTAAAAATACTATTTGACACCAAAGATTTGTCGCACGTTAAAAACTATGTGCAGGATCAATTTACCAAAATTCAAGAGGGAAGGGTATCAATTCAAGATTTTTGTTTTGCCAAAGAAGTCAAACTTGGGACATATAAGAGTGACAAGACTGCTCCAGCAGGTGCAATAGTAGCGACAAAGATGATGGAAAGAGATCCCAGAGCTCGTGCACAATACAGAGAGCGTGTACCATATCTTGTTATCAAAGGGAAATCGGGACAAATCCTAAGAGAAAGAAGTATTTCACCGTGGGAATTCCTACAACGTCCAGATCTTGAATTAGATTCTGAGTATTATATAACAAAGACATTGGTACCTCCTCTATCTCGGCTCTTCAACTTAATAGGTATTGACGTTTTTGAATGGGCTACTGAACTTAGTAAGTACAAAAAGGGACATTCTACTGTGAATAGTAATGAACTCGAAAAACTTGGAGCATCTATTTTATGTGTCAATTGCGGCGCCGAATTAACCAGAGGAGGTAATGATTCATTATGTGATAATTGtcaacaaaataaattgaatacGGCATCGACACTTCTTTGTAATATCCTAGAGCGCCAGGATGACTTAAAGAAGTTAGAGCTAATTTGTCGAACATGTTCATACAGGTATAATCAGGATGCAGGGATGATTGGACATGATATTGCAAATCGTTGTGAATCCTATGACTGTcctatatatttttcacgTATTAAGGCAAGGAAGTATCTTCAAGGTAATATTACTCGACGGAAAGAGGAAGCTTTAGAAAATCTTGATACCTGGTAA
- the SEC63 gene encoding protein-transporting protein SEC63 (similar to Saccharomyces cerevisiae SEC63 (YOR254C); ancestral locus Anc_8.698), producing the protein MALNYDYDESSETWPFFLLTILLMLLIPLTLMQCYKLIYSKSKKDTRNHEDDKYSELEALNDIDTPEEIIKFRSKYTSKSKLSCLFNWKNLFIVVGWAVVFYLVQRISNNDAIKQAAIGIFDPYDILGISSSSSDKDIKSAYRKLSIKFHPDKLSKDLSADERIVMEEKYVQITKAYEALTDETVRENYLKYGHPDGPQSTSHGIALPSFMVEGSSSPILIMFYISLLGIVLPYFVSKWWSKTQSYTRKGIHTKTASYFVDRLVNYKPSEVVTVDLIIKWLSHAEEFKQFYPSLTSKDFEELLHDHINRKSSNEKGPDRNIIKNRIVAKCHSLLLGLLDIAAGFRNTDVANVTLDTFKCIVQAIPSNPKAELLQLPNVDKEQFENGSLDDIFTIGKLFTFDDERIGKILGIKDEKLLKRTLTVASNIPHIRLLKADFVVPGETQVTPLSTPHISLKVLIRSAKHKIINTESFPESMLSEPQDFEHQRNPFSIIEEQPLIPYSYSPYFPVKRRSAWCCLIALQKDNKIIQTPAIINNLSFHNLSKSLDKREVKMAGKDIKGFIPEDWEIGTIKVPLGQPAPNQEGAVYFRIILKNTDYFGADLDFTMTMNVREYSEKDLQQMREESYNNDDEDSDVDESEEELEESDDEGSDSEYTDIDTDTEVEEDAVEDREIKNNLLFI; encoded by the coding sequence ATGGCTCTCAATTACGACTATGATGAATCCAGTGAAACGTGGCCATTCTTCCTCCtaacaatattattgatgcTTTTGATACCATTGACTTTGATGCAATGCTACAAATTAATCTATAGTAAATCAAAAAAGGACACTAGGAACCATGAAGATGACAAGTATTCCGAATTGGAAGCTCTAAACGACATAGATACACCagaagaaattatcaaattccGTTCCAAATATACCTCCAAGAGTAAACTCTCCTGCCTtttcaattggaaaaaCCTTTTCATTGTTGTAGGTTGGGCCGTTGTTTTCTATTTAGTTCAAAGAATATCTAACAACGACGCCATTAAACAGGCTGCAATTGGTATTTTCGATCCTTATGATATCTTAGGTATTTCTTCAAGCTCTTCAGATAAGGATATTAAATCCGCTTATAGAAAATTATCCATTAAATTCCATCCAGATAAATTATCTAAAGATTTATCCGCTGATGAAAGAATTGTtatggaagaaaaatatgttCAAATTACAAAAGCATACGAAGCTCTTACAGATGAAACAGTTAGAGAAAATTATCTGAAATATGGTCATCCTGATGGTCCACAATCTACTTCTCATGGTATTGCCCTACCAAGTTTCATGGTTGAAGGTTCCTCTTCTCCAATTTTAATTATGTTCTATATCTCATTATTAGGTATTGTCTTACCTTATTTTGTTAGTAAATGGTGGTCCAAGACTCAATCTTATACAAGGAAAGGTATCCATACAAAAACCGCTTCTTATTTCGTCGATAGATTAGTTAATTATAAACCATCAGAAGTAGTCACTGTGGATTTGATTATTAAATGGTTATCTCATGCGGAAGaatttaaacaattttatCCTTCTTTAACTTCAaaagattttgaagaattattacaTGATCATATTAATCGTAAATCAAGTAATGAAAAGGGTCCAGATAGAAACATCATTAAAAATAGAATTGTCGCTAAATGCCActctttattattaggtCTTTTAGATATTGCTGCCGGATTTAGAAACACTGATGTTGCCAATGTTACATTAGATACTTTTAAATGTATTGTTCAAGCCATTCCAAGCAATCCAAAGGCAGAACTTTTACAATTACCAAATGTTGACAAGgaacaatttgaaaatggtagcttagatgatattttcaccattggtaaattattcacatttgatgatgaaagaaTCGGTAAAATTTTAGGtattaaagatgaaaaattattaaaacGTACTTTAACTGTAGCATCTAATATCCCACATATAAGATTATTAAAGGCTGATTTTGTTGTTCCAGGTGAAACCCAAGTGACTCCATTATCTACTCCTcatatttcattaaaagTTTTAATCCGCTCTGCTAAACACAAGATTATTAACACAGAATCGTTCCCGGAATCAATGTTATCTGAACCACAAGATTTTGAACATCAAAGAAATCCATTTTCTATCATTGAAGAACAACCTTTAATTCCATATAGTTACTCCCCTTATTTCCCAGTAAAGAGACGTTCAGCATGGTGTTGTTTAATCGCATTacaaaaagataataaaataattcaaacaCCAgctataataaataatttgtcattccataatttatcaaaatctCTGGACAAGAGGGAAGTTAAAATGGCAGGTAAAGACATTAAAGGTTTCATTCCTGAAGATTGGGAAATTGGTACCATTAAAGTTCCATTAGGTCAACCTGCTCCTAATCAAGAAGGTGCAGTTTATTTCAGAATTATTCTAAAGAATACTGATTATTTCGGTGCTGATTTAGATTTCACAATGACTATGAATGTCCGTGAGTATTCTGAAAAGGATTTACAACAAATGAGGGAAGAAagttataataatgatgatgaggattCTGATGTTGATGAATCTGAAGAGGAGTTGGAGGAATCTGACGATGAAGGTAGTGATAGTGAATATACTGATATAGATACAGACACAGAAGTGGAAGAAGACGCCGTGGAAGATAgggaaataaaaaataacttacttttcatataa
- the NDAI0K01240 gene encoding GNAT family N-acetyltransferase (similar to Saccharomyces cerevisiae NAT5 (YOR253W); ancestral locus Anc_8.697), with protein MGKKQLELRSLDRKNYETFRKLVNVILPISYPSSYFLELVTANTGDKNEIYIPISKLAFIGDVLVGGITCKLLPNRMGHVIPEGIYLELIVVKQCCQNKGVGIKLLNYVEVECRTYLLHYIYLHVSINNRKGIEWYMKRGFEKIEFELPGYYKLGNQNVTAIIMRKYVH; from the coding sequence ATGGGAAAAAAACAATTGGAATTAAGGTCGCTTGATAGAAAGAATTATGAAACATTTCGAAAGTTAGTTAATGTGATCTTACCTATATCTTACCCTAGCAGTTATTTCTTAGAATTGGTTACAGCAAACACCGGCGACAAAAATGAGATATACATACCAATCAGTAAGCTAGCCTTTATTGGGGATGTTTTAGTCGGAGGAATAACTTGTAAATTATTACCTAATAGAATGGGGCATGTCATTCCGGAAGGTATCTACCTTGAGCTTATTGTTGTAAAGCAATGCTGCCAAAATAAAGGCGTTGGTATAAAGTTACTAAATTATGTTGAAGTTGAATGTAGGACCTATCTTCtacattatatatatttacacgtatctataaataatagaaaGGGGATTGAATGGTACATGAAAAGAGGGTTTGAGAAGATAGAATTCGAGTTACCTGGCTATTATAAGCTCGGCAATCAAAATGTTACTGCTATCATAATGAGGAAATATGTTCATTAA
- the MEX67 gene encoding Mex67p (similar to Saccharomyces cerevisiae MEX67 (YPL169C); ancestral locus Anc_8.699) — MNGGFHNVNNINAMAQQQAQQNRVRVAVYNWQNATVQDLLSYISRTMRVAIQDSFVEDNRVVGFVNTKTDADNLMKWNGMRFSGQNLKFEILDDISSSTSTTITFFRNTLFKRYDPQSKMLNLGNLYNDPDLVSQGLFSKPSTQSKLLPGLLKVASKEPQLIVDSLNLSDNSIKDVKSLSTLAQTFPNLKNLCLANNQIFKIQSLDIWKNKFKELRELLMTNNPITNSQMYKTEMLRLFPKLIVLDNVIVRDEQKLNSIFTLPMKIQQFFFENNELGSSSTDFVTNFLNLWDNDRNQLLNLYTPQSQFSIAVDTSQPPSTVEELDANPSFGYYLSMSRNICKVSSEKSIQQRLYLGPEFIGNVFKALPKSKHYLQERSNDYSMEAIAYPQVNGFLITLHGVFDEVAKPDFDINGKQAAKSSTSNRNRRYNHGHSPATNRLSKKSFDRTWVIVPMNNTVVIASDLLTVRPFVSNAWSTKQQPQSQSQQSPVAGIPTGPSSAAGAISGTPTGATSTPPIIPNQQQQQQQIPPALAPTLQLPPNVQAGLTPIQLDLLSKLHLQTKLNAEYTYMLAEQSGWNYDVALKAFQTSINNLPSNAFIQ; from the coding sequence ATGAATGGTGGTTTCCATAATGTTAATAACATAAATGCCATGGCACAACAACAGGCACAACAGAACAGAGTTAGAGTAGCAGTGTACAATTGGCAAAATGCTACAGTCCAAGATCTTTTAAGTTACATCAGTAGAACCATGCGAGTGGCCATTCAAGATTCATTCGTGGAAGATAACCGCGTCGTTGGGTTCGTTAACACCAAAACTGATGCTGATAACCTTATGAAATGGAATGGGATGAGATTTTCTGGTCAAAActtgaaatttgaaatattagaTGACATATCTTCATCTACTTCCACTACTATTACGTTCTTTAGAAATACTCTCTTTAAAAGATATGACCCACAATCAAAGATGTTGAATTTGGGGAACTTGTATAATGATCCTGATTTGGTATCTCAAGGTCTGTTTTCCAAACCTTCTACACAATCTAAACTGCTTCCTGGTCTTTTGAAAGTTGCCTCTAAGGAACCACAATTGATTGTTGATAGCTTGAATTTATCTGATAATAGTATCAAAGATGTTAAATCTCTTTCCACTTTGGCACAAACTTTcccaaatttgaaaaacttATGTTTGGCtaataatcaaattttcaaaattcaatctttggatatttggaaaaataaattcaaagaattaagagaattattaatgacTAATAACCCAATTACAAATAGTCAAATGTATAAAACTGAAATGTTAAGATTGTTTCCAAAATTAATCGTCTTAGATAACGTCATAGTAAGAGATGAAcagaaattaaattcaatctttACCTTACCAATGAAAATCcaacaatttttcttcgaaaataatgaattaggCTCTTCTTCAACGGATTTTGTAACAAATTTCCTTAACCTTTGGGATAATGATAGAAATCAATTACTCAATCTGTACACTCCACAATCACAATTCTCTATTGCAGTAGATACATCTCAACCTCCATCTACCGTGGAAGAATTAGATGCAAACCCCTCATTCGGTTATTATTTATCAATGTCTCGTAACATTTGTAAAGTATCAAGtgaaaaatcaattcaaCAACGACTTTATTTAGGCCCTGAATTCATAGGTAACGTCTTCAAGGCATTACCTAAATCAAAACATTATTTACAAGAACGATCAAACGACTATTCCATGGAAGCTATAGCATATCCCCAGGTAAATGGATTTCTAATAACTTTACATGGTGTGTTTGATGAAGTAGCAAAACCAGATTTCGATATCAATGGCAAACAAGCTGCTaaatcatcaacatcaaatAGAAACAGAAGGTATAATCATGGTCATTCACCTGCAACAAATAGATTATCCAAGAAATCATTCGATAGAACTTGGGTAATCGTTCCAATGAATAACACCGTAGTGATAGCATCTGATTTACTGACTGTAAGACCATTCGTTTCAAATGCATGGTCAACCAAACAACAACCTCAATCACAATCACAACAATCCCCAGTCGCTGGCATTCCAACAGGACCATCATCAGCAGCAGGAGCAATATCTGGAACGCCTACAGGTGCTACCTCTACACCACCAATAATACcaaatcaacaacaacaacaacaacaaatacCACCAGCATTAGCACCAACATTACAATTACCACCAAATGTGCAAGCGGGATTAACACCAATACAATTGGATTTATTAAGTAAATTACATTTACaaacaaaattaaatgCTGAATATACTTATATGTTGGCTGAACAAAGTGGTTGGAATTATGACGTTGCTTTAAAGGCTTTCCAAACAagtattaataatttaccaaGTAATGCATTTATTCAATGA
- the MRX4 gene encoding Mrx4p (similar to Saccharomyces cerevisiae YPL168W; ancestral locus Anc_8.696): MKNILLSNTVYNRIVLLKFSSRTYTVKSKGHQDWSPVFDPTKSKNAALKLFRKNIIIASTSKWIPVANSKEAILLASLGSTFEKEYVVSKDSLKKLYNRILTNKINDDYIYQLIKDTHPNKVTNIKIPNVNSKSQTSLANPAKESINFKPQRHAHVEKILKQLLNYDISKKDMIEVLNALLINISPSENTELSAGEIDGGKAVNIVDLERYLKKLINEDIQKKKLKELQWKTYNWGQVVESPIFKPGSTLFEQYRLSNNILLRIVDKVINARNYLYNNKARNNNIAKEYLIFDLKDKSRHKPSNILKNSMFTICYRDLFAVINSSEKPPEETLTFINEITKEDWTLVGNLYEDHNKLIFERPMKQKNSTVNRKKVLWVTSGLLVTSTLFVLYRSCPLATQENNADKKET; encoded by the coding sequence ATGAAGAATATACTGTTGAGCAATACCGTTTACAATAGAATTGTTCTATTAAAGTTTTCTTCTCGAACATATACCGTTAAATCAAAAGGGCATCAAGATTGGTCTCCAGTTTTTGACCctacaaaatcaaaaaatgcTGCTTTAAAGTTATTCAGGAAAAACATAATTATTGCAAGTACCAGCAAGTGGATACCAGTTGCCAATTCCAAAGAAGCAATATTACTGGCATCGCTTGGTTCTACATTCGAGAAAGAATACGTTGTTTCTAAAGATTCcctgaaaaaattatataacaGAATCCTGacaaataaaatcaatgaCGACTACATATACCAACTCATTAAGGATACTCATCCAAATAAAGTAacaaatatcaaaataCCTAATGTGAATTCAAAATCTCAAACTTCTTTAGCAAATCCAGCGAAAGAAtctattaattttaaaCCTCAAAGGCATGCTCatgttgaaaaaattcTAAAACAACTGTTAAACTATGACATTTCTAAGAAAGATATGATTGAAGTACTTAATGCATTGCTCATAAACATATCTCCTTCAGAAAATACTGAGTTAAGCGCTGGAGAAATAGATGGCGGTAAAGCAGTAAATATTGTGGATTTAGAACgatatttaaaaaaacttataaatgaagatatacaaaagaagaaattaaaggaattgCAGTGGAAAACTTATAATTGGGGCCAAGTAGTAGAATCACCTATATTTAAACCTGGCTCGACCCTTTTCGAGCAATATCGATTGtcaaataatatactaCTTCGAATTGTTGACAAAGTTATAAATGCTCGTAACTATCTATATAACAATAAAGCAAGAAACAATAACATCGCAAAAGAATATCTTATATTCGATTTAAAGGATAAAAGTAGGCATAAACcatctaatattttgaaaaactcAATGTTTACTATATGTTATAGGGATCTGTTTGCTGTTATAAATAGTTCTGAGAAACCACCTGAAGAAACCCTAACCTTTATTAACGAAATAACCAAAGAAGATTGGACTCTTGTTGGAAACTTATACGAGGATCACAATAAGTTAATCTTTGAGAGACcaatgaaacaaaaaaactCCACTGTAAATAGGAAAAAGGTACTTTGGGTTACATCAGGTTTATTGGTCACTTCAACgttatttgtattatatagGTCTTGTCCTTTAGCGActcaagaaaataatgcggataagaaagaaacaTAG